The Bosea sp. 685 DNA window GGCCGCGGCCAGGGTTTTGACCAGCGCCTTGGCGGACGCGATCTTTGGGTTGATCTCGACGCCGACCCAGAGGCCGAGGCCGCGCACGGAGCGGGCGAGACCCAGGCTCATCGCCTCCAGCCGCGCCTTCATATAGGCGCCCTGCGCCGCCGAGCGCTCGACCAGGCGCTCCTCCTCGATCACGCTAAGTGCCTCCAGCCCGATCGCGGCGGCGAGCGCATTGCCCCCAAAAGTCGAGCCATGCGAGCCGGGCTCGAACAGGCTCATCACCGCCCGCGAGGAGAGGAAGGCCGAGACGGGATAGACCCCGCCGCCCAGAGCCTTGCCGACGATCAACCCGTCCGCGCGGATGCCCTCATGCTGATGCGCGAACCAGCGCCCGGTGCGGCCAAGCCCCGACTGGACCTCGTCGAGAATGAGCAGGACATTGTGACGGTCGCAGAGCGCGCGCAGCGCCCGCAGATAGCCGGGCGGCGGCACGACGATGCCGGCCTCGCCCTGGATCGGCTCGATCAGGATCGCAGCGGTGTTGGGCGTGATCGCAGCCGCCATCGCCGCAACATCGCCGAAGGGCACAGTGACGAAGCCCGGGGTGAACGGGCCAAAACCGTCGCAATAGCTCTCCTCCGAGGAGAAGCCGACGATGGTCGTGGTGCGGCCGTGGAAATTTCCGGCCGCGACGATGATCTCGGCTGCGCCGTCCGGGATGCGCTTAACGCGATGGCCCCAGCGCCGCGCCGCCTTGATCGCGGTCTCGACCGCCTCGGCGCCGGTGTTCATCGGCAGCGCCATCTCCTGCCCGGAGACCTCGCAGAGCTTGGCCAGGAACGGGCCGAGCGGCTCGGTATGGAAGGCGCGGCTGGTGACCGCGAGCTTGCGCGCCTGCTCGGAGAGCACCTTGAGGATGCGCGGATGGCCATGGCCGAGGCTGACTGCGGAATAGCCGCTCATCATGTCGAGGCGGCGCACGCCAGCAGTATCGGTCAGCCAGACGCCCCCGCCATGGGAGAGCATGATCGGCAGCGGCGCATAATTCTGCGCGCAGACGGCCTGTTCCCGGTCAATGGCGTTCATGGCGGCTCTCCCTGGCAAGATCTGCTTGCAAGCCCTGCTCGCAAGGCCCGAGGATAGGCCCGGCGCAGCAGCCGAACTTGTCCGGGGCGCGGGAGGAACGCAGCCGAATCTGTCGTTCAGGCGACAGGACCGGGTGGCCGGGCTCGCGGCCACTCCGCGACAAGGCTATAGCCGTGCCTGCCCCGCCCTCTGCCCTGCCGCGAGACCTGTGCCCGTGATCCCCTGGACCCTGATCGACAGCGCGAAACTGCCCGGCCAGGGCGAGCTTAGGCTGAAGCGGCGCGGCAGCGAATTCTCGATCATGCTCGGCACGAACGAGTTGATGAACAGCCGGCTCAGCGGCTCCGAGGAAGCGCTCGCCACGCTCGCCTGCGCGGGACTGCGGGATGCGCTGCAGCCCCAGATCCTGATCGGCGGGCTCGGCATGGGCTTCACGCTGCGCGCGGCGCTTCAGGTTCTCGGCCCCGGGGCCAGGGTCGAACAGGCCGAGCTGGTGCCCGAGGTCGTCGCCTGGGCGAAGGGGCCGATGGCGGAGGTCTTCGCGGGCTGCCTCGACGATCCCCGCGTCAGCGTGACGGTTGCCGATGTCGGCGCCGTCATCGCCGCCGCACCTGCGCGCTACGACGCCATCCTGCTCGATGTCGACAATGGCCCGGAAGGGCTGACCGTGCCGGCCAATGACGGGCTCTACAGCGAAGCGGGCCTGGATGTCGCGCGCCGCGCCTTGCGCCCCGGCGGCGTGCTCGCCGTCTGGTCGCAAGGGCCGGACCGCCGCTTCACACAGAGGCTGCGGCAGGCGGGTTTTTCGGTCGAGGAGAAGATGGTGCGAGCCAACAAGGGCCGCAGCGGCGCGCGGCATGTGATCTGGCTGGCAGTGCGGCGCTGATCCGGAATCCGTCCTAAAGCGTCATTCTCGGGCTTGCCCCGAGAATCTCATGACCAGAGCGCTCTGGTTTACGAGATGGTCGGGTCAAGCCCGACCATGACGCGCTTCGGATTCCGGGTCTCCGCGGAGTTTCCAAACACTCTCAGGCCTCTCGCCCGAGCGCGGCGATGATGTCGGCGCTGCTGCGGATGCGCGAAACGCGCGGCAGCGTCTTCGTCAGGGCAAATTCATGCATCTCCGCGCCCAGCGACGTCGATGCATCCTGCGCGACGATGACGGCGTAGCCATGCTGCCAGCCATCCCGGGCCGTCGATTCGACCCCGAAATTGGTGGCGATGCCGCCGATCACGATGCTGGTGATGCCGCGCCGCCGCAGTTGCAGGTCGAGCTCGGTGCCGAAGAAGGCGCTCCATTGGCGCTTGACGATGCGGACCGTGGCCGGCAGCGCGGCGATCTCGGGCGCCAGTTCCGACCAGCCGGGAGGAGGCCCGCCTGCCGGCAATTGCATGGGCATGTCGACGGCCTGCGCGAGCCGGTCGCCGCCATCCCCGGAGAACGCGATCGTCACGGTCACGATCGGTGCCGAGGCTGCCAGGAAGGCTTGTCCGAGCCGCTGCGTCGCCGTGACGAGCGTGGCGCGGTCATAGGGCGCCAGCGGCATGGCGAGCGTGCCGTTCTGGACATCGATGAGAACAAGGGCGGTTTTGCCAGGGTCGAGATGAAAGGTCATGGTGATCTCCGGAAGCCGGGGCGTCGCGCTCGGGCAGATTCGGGCCGGGCGGCCCTCGTCAATATGAGACAATCCTCACATTTGTGATTTATGAGAATGGACTCACAAAAGTCAAGCGCAGGCGCGAGCAAGACCGCCAAGGCCAGCAAGGAACCCAGCCGCGGCCGCGGCGTGCAGCGCGTCCAGGCCCTGCTCGACGCCGCATCCGCTGTGTTCGCGGAGACCGGATACGAGGCCGCGACCACGACCGAGATCGCGCGGCGCGCCAAGGCCTCGATCGGCTCGCTCTATCAGTTTTTCCCGACCAAGGAGCATCTGGCGGCAGCGCTACACGCCCGCCATCTCGACAGCCTTGCCGCCGTCTTCGACAGTCTCGCAACTGAGGCGCAAGGCGCGGCCAGCGAGCAAGGCGCGGCCGGCGACGGGATCATCGACGACTTGTTCCAGCGCCTGCTGATCTATCTCGAGGCCAATCCGGCCTTCCTCGTGCTGGGCGAGCGTCGCAGCCTCGATCCGGCGGTCAAGAAGCAGGCGCGGGCGCGGCTGCGCGGCGGCATAGCCGGCCTGCTGCAAAGGATCGAGCCGCCGGTGCCGCGCGAACGGCTTGCGCCTCTGGCGGCGCTGATCCTGCATCTGATCCGCATGGCGGCGATGCTGCGCGCCGACGATGATCTTACCATTCGCGACCCTGCGGTTGCAGAACTGCGCGAGATGCTGCGGCGGCATCTCGCCGCCACGCAGATGAGGGCCTGATCGGCGGGCTCGCCGCAGGGCCGCATGCGACGAAGGCGCCGCCCTGCTGCGACCCTCATTCCAGCCCGCAAAGCCCCTCGCATGACTTGACCGACAGCGCCGCGACGACATCCTTCAGCGGCGCCTGCGCGGCGGGGCTGAGTGCCGTCAGCGCGGACTGGACTGTCGCGACGAGTGCGAGGCGGTCGCCGCGCGTCGTGCCCTTGGCCAGCGCCACGGCGTTTTCGGCAAGGCCATTTGCGAGCACGAGCTGATTCTCCGGGGTCAAGCCAGGGCTGCGGAGCGCAAGC harbors:
- the rocD gene encoding ornithine--oxo-acid transaminase; translated protein: MNAIDREQAVCAQNYAPLPIMLSHGGGVWLTDTAGVRRLDMMSGYSAVSLGHGHPRILKVLSEQARKLAVTSRAFHTEPLGPFLAKLCEVSGQEMALPMNTGAEAVETAIKAARRWGHRVKRIPDGAAEIIVAAGNFHGRTTTIVGFSSEESYCDGFGPFTPGFVTVPFGDVAAMAAAITPNTAAILIEPIQGEAGIVVPPPGYLRALRALCDRHNVLLILDEVQSGLGRTGRWFAHQHEGIRADGLIVGKALGGGVYPVSAFLSSRAVMSLFEPGSHGSTFGGNALAAAIGLEALSVIEEERLVERSAAQGAYMKARLEAMSLGLARSVRGLGLWVGVEINPKIASAKALVKTLAAAGVLTKETHETVIRFAPPLTINRAELDWGLARCEAVFKDAASGARAAA
- a CDS encoding isochorismatase family protein, producing MTFHLDPGKTALVLIDVQNGTLAMPLAPYDRATLVTATQRLGQAFLAASAPIVTVTIAFSGDGGDRLAQAVDMPMQLPAGGPPPGWSELAPEIAALPATVRIVKRQWSAFFGTELDLQLRRRGITSIVIGGIATNFGVESTARDGWQHGYAVIVAQDASTSLGAEMHEFALTKTLPRVSRIRSSADIIAALGREA
- a CDS encoding TetR/AcrR family transcriptional regulator encodes the protein MDSQKSSAGASKTAKASKEPSRGRGVQRVQALLDAASAVFAETGYEAATTTEIARRAKASIGSLYQFFPTKEHLAAALHARHLDSLAAVFDSLATEAQGAASEQGAAGDGIIDDLFQRLLIYLEANPAFLVLGERRSLDPAVKKQARARLRGGIAGLLQRIEPPVPRERLAPLAALILHLIRMAAMLRADDDLTIRDPAVAELREMLRRHLAATQMRA